Genomic segment of Gloeocapsa sp. PCC 7428:
CGGCTTTATCGACTTTGGTGAATTTGCCTTCTTTGTATATGACTTCTCCTGCAACTATGACTGTTTCTACTCCAGAAGTACGGCTGCGGTGGAGTACAGCATCTAATATCGGAATTGCCCGATCTAAATATGGGTAGGCAATATGCTGCCAGTTCATGATGACGATATCTGCTGCTTTACCCGCTTCTATCGTGCCGATTTCATGGGCGAATCCGGTTGTTTTTGCCCCGTGTTCGGTTGCCATTTGGAAGACTTGCGGTGATGTTGGTACTAATTCATCCATTCCAGGAACGCGATGCAATTTTAAGACGAGGCGCATCTCTTGCAACATATCGCGATCGTCGTTGATTCCTGCTTCGTCTAACCCCATACCTACGGTGACACCGCGTTTGACGTAATGATTTAAAGGCGCGATTCCACTTTGCAACCGCAGGTTAGAACTTGCGTTATGGCAAATCATTGTGCCTGATTCTGCGACTAAATCGATATCATCTTCGGTGAGCCAAACGCCGTGTCCTAGTGTAAGATGCGATCCGAGAATGCCTAAATCATGCAGGTGACGAACAGCAGTTTTGCCAGTGCGTTTTTGAGCATAAACTTTTTGGTATGCTGTTTCTAGTAGATGCATATGCATCCCAACGTCGTACTTTAAAGAGTAGGTTTGCAATTTCTCTAAAGCTTCGTCTGAACACCAATGCAAGTTAGCTGGTGCAAGTTGAATGCGAATTCTTCCGTTTGCGCTGCGATCCCATTTTTGCCAGAGATGCTCGAAAAAGTTGAGGTAATCTTGTAGTGGGACTTCTTGCACTTTGAGAATTGCGGCAATTTCTGGTGCGATATGTGCCGGTAGCTTTTTGACAAATTCCTCGTTTGCTTCGTAGACAAAGTGATTTTGATCGCGGACTGCAAAGCAATAAGACGATCGCATCCCAATGTCGTGATATGCTTGCAACACTTGATCCGCAATTCCTAACCACGTTGATGCAGGACCTGGACGCCAACCATGAATGTGCTGTACAGTGGTGACTCCCGACTCGATCATCTCAAACGCGGAGTAGAGTGTATCGAGGTAGAGATCGACGTTTCGCGCTGCCAGGCGACTCGCAAACCACAACTCTAAAGGGTAGTCGGGCGAACCGAGTTGAAATGGCGTCAGCCCTACGTGATGATGGCAGTTAATTAACCCAGGTAAAACGATATCTTCGGATGAACCAATGATTTGATTAGGTCGATATTTCTCGCTGAGATCAGTGTATTTCCCAACTTCAATAATTTTGCCGTTTTGTTGAAAAATAGCGCCGTCTTCAATAATTTCAACATCAGTTCTACTTAGCGCTTTGCAAATTACATATTTGCCACGAATTAATGATGAGTTCATGAGACTTTTGTCAATTCAATTTTTGAAGTAAGCTCAAGATTTTGCTAGTCTTCTTAAGAAGAAATTGAATCAATTCAAATATTGATGGTCACAACAAATTGAAGAAGGAAGATATGATTTCTTCTTATGTCATTAATAGCGATCGCTTGCTTTGTAGAATTCATCATAGTAGCTCGACGGGTGGCTTCAATCAGGATTGTTGCGCTAGCGTTATACAACGCTTTACCTATAAGCTTTAGCCACGCCAAGCTAAGCTATTTCCTAGCTTAAAAGTCTTCTAATAAGAAAACTGTATCAGATAAAACAAGTTATTACTTTGCAACAATATCTATTAATTGGGTAATAGGTAATGGAAGATAGATGTTCTTCCCAATTACCAATGACCATTTACCAGCCTTAAGTTACGTTTATCACCCACTTTCTTATTAATTGTATAAGTATCTTTACTAAAGCCAACGATAGCGAAAGTTTAATCTCTCTTGTAGTAAATAAGCAAATTGAAGTAACTCAGCTTCTCCTCTTGGTTTGCCGATTAATTGCATACCAATAGGTAAACCTGATGTTGTCCAACCACAGGGAATTGAAATAGCAGGTAAACCTGTTAATGAGATTGTGTAGGTAATTGTCAAGTAATCAATAATATTACGCAATGGAGTGTGATTGATTTCTAAAATCTCTGGTTGCGTGTGCAGAAATGGAGGAACACTGGCGCTGACGGTTGCAAGAATATCGTACTTTTTGAAGAAGTTTAAGAAGTTAAGATATAGGCGATCGCGTTCGGCTTCTGCTTGTAAAAGATCGGCTGCTAAAATTCCCTTACCGCGTTCAATATTCCAACGCACACTTTCTGAAAGGAGATCGGCGTACTTCGCGTAATGATGCTTTTGTTTGTGTAGTAATGTTGCAGCCCGCAGCGTCTCAAAGGCAAATTGCGCCATTGAACAATCAGGATGCGCAGCATCTACCTGAGGACATAAACTTGTAATTTGTGCGATCGCACGTTGAAAAACTGCTTCAACTTCAGCATCAATCGTGGCAATTCCTAAATTTGCACTGAAGCCAACACGTACGCTGTTTGGTAAGCGATCGCACGTCTGCGGTGAAAAATCTGGTCTATTCCATTGACTACCTACCGATATTGGATCGCCCCAGTCTTCACCTGCGATCGCCGCCAGCATCAATGCAGCATCTTCGACTGTGCGCGCTAAAATTCCATCAGTATCTAAATAATCCCACAGTAACATCTTGCGACGACGCGGAATCCGCCCAGCCGAGGGACGCAATCCCACAATGTTACAAAAGCTTGCCGGAGTTCGCACCGATCCACCCATATCAGTGCCTTGGGCTAGGTAACACATTCCCGTTGCGACTGCGACAGCTGCGCCACCACTCGATCCACCACAAGTGTAATTGGGGTTGTAAGGGTTAGCCGTTGGTCCATAAAGTGAGTTTGTACAATGCGCACCTAATCCAAACTCTGGTGTATTTGTTTTACCGATTAAGATACCGCCACTAGATCGCGATCGCGCAATGCAAAGTTCATCGTGTTGGGGAACATAATCTTGATAAATTACTGAACCAAATGTTGTGCGCACCCCTGCCGTTGGCGTCAAATCTTTGGCTGTAAAAGGAACACCGTGTAAAATTTTGAATTGCCCTTGTTCAATCGCTGCATCAGCTTGCTTTGCTTCTCTTTGGGCGCGATCGCGACAAGTTGTTATGATTGCTTGAAGGCGATCGTTGTGTTGTTCAATTTGTTCAAAACACGCAGTCACTGCGTCAACAACGCGGATCTGCTTACTTTGAATTGCTTGCGCAAGTTCCGTGGCTGTTAACTGATGAATCATGAAATGAATTAGACTAATTCGTAATTATCAATTCTCTCCTACGGGCAAGGCACTGCCTTGCCCCTGTTTGGGGCGGGCGAAACTGGATAAACTACACGCTAAGAACTTACCGCGCCCTTTTAATGCAAAAACCTCGCCTTGC
This window contains:
- a CDS encoding amidohydrolase family protein, with product MNSSLIRGKYVICKALSRTDVEIIEDGAIFQQNGKIIEVGKYTDLSEKYRPNQIIGSSEDIVLPGLINCHHHVGLTPFQLGSPDYPLELWFASRLAARNVDLYLDTLYSAFEMIESGVTTVQHIHGWRPGPASTWLGIADQVLQAYHDIGMRSSYCFAVRDQNHFVYEANEEFVKKLPAHIAPEIAAILKVQEVPLQDYLNFFEHLWQKWDRSANGRIRIQLAPANLHWCSDEALEKLQTYSLKYDVGMHMHLLETAYQKVYAQKRTGKTAVRHLHDLGILGSHLTLGHGVWLTEDDIDLVAESGTMICHNASSNLRLQSGIAPLNHYVKRGVTVGMGLDEAGINDDRDMLQEMRLVLKLHRVPGMDELVPTSPQVFQMATEHGAKTTGFAHEIGTIEAGKAADIVIMNWQHIAYPYLDRAIPILDAVLHRSRTSGVETVIVAGEVIYKEGKFTKVDKAEALEELANSLKVPLTPAEERRCVLAQEVFPYVKQFYDGWLDHSHCNPFYCQNARH
- a CDS encoding amidase — protein: MIHQLTATELAQAIQSKQIRVVDAVTACFEQIEQHNDRLQAIITTCRDRAQREAKQADAAIEQGQFKILHGVPFTAKDLTPTAGVRTTFGSVIYQDYVPQHDELCIARSRSSGGILIGKTNTPEFGLGAHCTNSLYGPTANPYNPNYTCGGSSGGAAVAVATGMCYLAQGTDMGGSVRTPASFCNIVGLRPSAGRIPRRRKMLLWDYLDTDGILARTVEDAALMLAAIAGEDWGDPISVGSQWNRPDFSPQTCDRLPNSVRVGFSANLGIATIDAEVEAVFQRAIAQITSLCPQVDAAHPDCSMAQFAFETLRAATLLHKQKHHYAKYADLLSESVRWNIERGKGILAADLLQAEAERDRLYLNFLNFFKKYDILATVSASVPPFLHTQPEILEINHTPLRNIIDYLTITYTISLTGLPAISIPCGWTTSGLPIGMQLIGKPRGEAELLQFAYLLQERLNFRYRWL